The following are encoded together in the candidate division KSB1 bacterium genome:
- a CDS encoding GyrI-like domain-containing protein: protein MGKVDLKRELAHLYNPSPHKVAIVDVPPLNFLMIDGAGDPNVSPGYQQAVEALFSLSYTLKFVAKKGKGVDYGVMPLEDLWWTADPTQWTDKSLWQWTAMIMQPEWVTPDMVAEALRVVRDKKGLPPLDQVRFECYHEGLAAQIMHLGPYDAEGPTIAKLHDFIRASGHGLRGKHHEIYLSDPQRTAPERLKTVLRQPMGGPLGA from the coding sequence ATGGGCAAAGTTGACCTAAAAAGAGAGCTCGCGCACCTCTACAATCCCTCGCCCCACAAAGTGGCCATCGTCGACGTCCCGCCGCTCAACTTTCTGATGATCGATGGTGCCGGCGATCCCAACGTCTCCCCTGGCTACCAGCAGGCCGTGGAAGCACTCTTCTCGCTGTCCTACACACTCAAGTTTGTGGCCAAGAAAGGGAAAGGCGTCGACTACGGTGTGATGCCCTTGGAGGACCTGTGGTGGACAGCCGATCCCACGCAGTGGACCGACAAGAGCCTGTGGCAGTGGACGGCAATGATCATGCAGCCAGAATGGGTCACCCCGGACATGGTGGCCGAAGCGCTCCGCGTCGTCAGGGACAAGAAAGGCCTGCCTCCCTTGGACCAGGTGCGGTTCGAGTGCTACCACGAGGGCTTGGCCGCCCAGATCATGCATCTCGGCCCGTACGATGCGGAAGGGCCGACGATAGCAAAGCTCCACGACTTTATCCGAGCAAGCGGCCATGGGCTACGGGGGAAGCATCACGAAATCTACCTCAGTGACCCACAAAGGACCGCCCCAGAGAGGCTCAAGACAGTGCTGCGCCAACCCATGGGTGGGCCGCTCGGCGCATGA